Proteins from a genomic interval of Medicago truncatula cultivar Jemalong A17 chromosome 3, MtrunA17r5.0-ANR, whole genome shotgun sequence:
- the LOC25490287 gene encoding uncharacterized protein, with translation MITRSNLAEQLRDYQIRSKHDWASVSFFSSTSSNITNTSKVDVVVFVIWELVILAFLVFSVVSLYFKHIQLAFILVCITVLLLLCMKITKQVRLARKKKRRMLLPLSM, from the exons ATGATAACGCGATCGAATCTTGCAGAACAGCTGCGAGATTATCAGATTCGATCCAAACATGACTGGGCCTCTGTCTCCTTCTTCTCTTCCACTTCTTCCAATATCACCAACACTTCCAA GGTGGATGTGGTGGTCTTTGTAATATGGGAACTTGTTATATTAGCTTTCCTGGTTTTTTCTGTTGTTTCTTTGTACTTTAAGCACATCCAGCTTGCTTTTATATTAGTCTGCATCACAGTGCTTTTGCTTTTATGCATGAAAATTACAAAGCAAGTAAGACTGGCAAGGAAGAAGAAACGAAGGATGCTTCTTCCATTGTCAATGTAA